AATCAATCTCCTTTAACTAGCAGCCGTCCCTCCTTCGTTCATGCATGCTACTAGAACATTTTTGTTTTCTGACATGCATGCGCTTCACTTGCTTGCAGCGGCGCTAAGCTCCATGCAGTTTACACACTACACGCCCGGACACATACCATCCCAGGGAGCCGGGTCCAACCCGGCAACCTTGCAGGTCCTCTCCATCAAGCTCGTAAAAGTAGCCGGTGGCCTCCAGTGGCCATTGTCCGTTTACGGCGTGGTTGCCGTCCGCGACATCGTGGATCACAACCGCAACATTCTCTTCTCCCGCGGTAGGAGCGAGGCCCTGCAACTCACACAAGATGTAAGCATTGCTACAATCCTCATTTCTCTTTTCTTTTGGGGATCTTGATTATTGCACAGGCTTCTCTTGTGCCAACCTCTCTGTTATTATTTCCTTTCTTGGGGGTACCTATATATCTTGCTTATTAATGGCGTGATTGATCGATGATGCTTGCAGGATCCTTTTTTCCCTTGATTGGCCCGTCACGTGCCATTGTATTTACCGACTTGGTTGACATTGAAATCCAACTAAAAGTAAAAGGTGGAGGCACAAAAGCGTCTCAAGATAAAGCATTGATCAATTATGTGTCCAACTACGGCGGTGCATATGGCCCTGGTGCATCTACACTTTCCGTTGAGAACTCTTTTCGCACGCTAGAGTTATGCTTGCAGACTGTCAAACGAACCGTCCAGGGCACTATCATGCTTGTCCAGGTCGTCAAGCATGGGTCATGGCCTTTCAAATATGGTGGCCAAGTTGCTTGCTCCCCACTATCTGCGGAACTGTTGTTCGATGATAGTGGATTCACTCATATCATTAATCCCTCATCTAACCAAATTGTATTGCTTGATTCAAAAATTGAAGCAATGCGGGAGTGTTTTGATGGTTACCTATATCTATCGAGGCAAGTTGTTTCTGTAGATTCCAAAGGAAGACTGAGCTGAGCTGAGCTGAGCTCCTCCGCCCCCCGCTCCGCCTCCGCGCCGCGGGCCACGCCGGCCGCGGGCCACGCCGGCCGCGGCGGCCACCAGCCCCCGTGGGCAGCTGCGCCTCCTCAACGGCCATGGCTCCGTCTCCCCGACTGCCTTCAACGCCTGTCGCCCCCTCCTCGGACCATTCGGCATGGCCGTCACCTGGATCTAGGGGTGTGACCCCTGCGCCCTCCGGTCCGTCCGAGGTGCTGGAAACGCAGCTGTCGCCGCGCATCCCATCCCCGGATCCGCCGCGCCTCCTTCTTCAGGGTGAGTGCTCCCATGCCGCTCCTCCTGTTTCTCCAGTGGATATTGCTGCGCCCCCTCTTTCTGTGCGACCCCAGCTTAGATCCATTGTGGTTATCCCGTCGCCGGCCGCTGACCATTCCTCTTCCGGAGACGAGGAGGGATGGAGCACTTATCGCTCGCGGAAAGCCCGGCGTGCCCTCCAAACTCCACCGGCTCCTCCAGCTCACCGGCGCGCTCCCCGGCGCCCCGACTTCAATGCTTCCACTGGTCGAGCTGCCTTCTTAAGGCGCTTCAAAGGGCTCTGTTTCCGCTGTCTCAGCTCAGAGCACCGCCGGATCGATTGTAGAGACCCTCTCCGCTGCATCTACTGCAAGAACACTGGCCACTTTGGTCGAGAGTGTAGCCGCAACCCCCGCAACCGCCCCGCCGGCGGCCCGGTGCCCTCCAAGGCGCCGGTGCACCAGCGCCTCCGTTTCCCTCCGCCGCACCACCCTCCTGCCCCGTTAGCCGCCATGGCAGCTAGCCTCCACTTCCACACTGACCCGTCGCGCCGCCCCCGTGAGAGCCACAAGGTCATCATCTCCACCCCGGCCATAGAGCGCCAGGAGTCCATCCTCCGCCACCACGCTGTGCTGCTTTCAGCCGTCGACAAGTCGCGCCCCACAAACCCCATGGCCGTCGACAAGGCGCTTGAGGCGCAGCTGCGCATCCCTCCGCATCTCCTGAGGGTCACCTACCACCACCCGGAGGATTTCCTTGTTCGCTTCAATCTTCCTGCGCACCACGACCTGGCCGTCCGCCAGGGCATGGTGATCGTCGACGGGGGCGCCCTCCGAATCAGGCCCTGGCACGAAGATGACCACATGACCCACGAGAACTTCAAGCTTCATGTGCGGCTGGTCATCGAAACCTGCCGATGCAGCTCTGGTCGCTTGAGGGTGCCGAGGAGGCCCTCGGCGACCAGTGCCGGGTGGATCGGCTCGACTCCAGAACCTACGAGCAAGACCACACGAAGACGTTCGGGGTGTGGGTCTGGGTGTGGGACGTCTCCCACATCCTGACCAAGTGCGCCCTCTGGTTCATCAAGCGCGGCGCCGGCAGGACCGAAGAGATGTACGGCTTCTCCCCAAGCCGCGACGTGGCCCCTCCTCCGTGGGTTCGGCGTCGCGACCCGCTCATCCACGTCGACCGCATCGAGGACTGGACGCCGTTGTCcccgcgctcctcctcctcgcctcagAGCGGCCTCCCCTCCTCCGAGTCCGAGGCCGACACCAGGCCGTTCCCGGCAATCTACCCCGGCACCTGG
The sequence above is a segment of the Aegilops tauschii subsp. strangulata cultivar AL8/78 chromosome 6, Aet v6.0, whole genome shotgun sequence genome. Coding sequences within it:
- the LOC120965950 gene encoding uncharacterized protein, which codes for MAYEAKKFASHVRVWESAWGKTCGFFTDSTALSSMQFTHYTPGHIPSQGAGSNPATLQVLSIKLVKVAGGLQWPLSVYGVVAVRDIVDHNRNILFSRGRSEALQLTQEGSFFPLIGPSRAIVFTDLVDIEIQLKVKGGGTKASQDKALINYVSNYGGAYGPGASTLSVENSFRTLELCLQTVKRTVQGTIMLVQVVKHGSWPFKYGGQVACSPLSAELLFDDSGFTHIINPSSNQIVLLDSKIEAMRECFDGYLYLSRQVVSVETEGVLDIVIQTYSKSGDIAAHGHIRFTPNYCGISQDKFALGDAEVLVTVAWSLVARSKRGIVAERSIV